From the Lathyrus oleraceus cultivar Zhongwan6 chromosome 4, CAAS_Psat_ZW6_1.0, whole genome shotgun sequence genome, one window contains:
- the LOC127138664 gene encoding protein PLASTID MOVEMENT IMPAIRED 1-RELATED 1 isoform X2 → MLPNVEGDEGVHNNLLKDVETIAKRLSRNSTSLSLFKSIENDPNSKLDKEDNNLKKDKKSSIWSWKSLRAISFTKSKKFNCCFSLQVHLIEGLPLRFNDSMLCVHWKRRDEHSVTPPAKVIQGVAKFQDILNYTCSIVGSKSGFNHSAKYEAKHFLLYASVLGVPELDLGSHRLDITRLLPLSLDDLEEEKSSGKWSTSFRLSGNAKGAVMNVSFGYMVVGDRNSLAPNVLTSRQNCLVLSETDVNLCQYPARVIDEVKDLHEVLTLPKSAMASSTNTLSKKLGVEDTCSRPLHKKDELGLKGNLEPVKFESDGYPLHDESLKEKFYECEYDGFSVVDHGVEFSPNEHVKVDESVVEAIVDSSKESSVVYEFSNKKVELCTRELLMQEIESALNSVSELETAALESPKIMEVTSECKFSQSLSLDDAAEQVADEFLSMLGVDNSPTGFSSESIGYDDEDEEGDYGGYGPSFEFELGEFSTGITPPWERLEFDDVRRKPKGQILEDLETEALMREWGFNEEAFQHSPPKGFAGFGSPIHLPEEPSRLPPLAEGFGPFLQTKDGGFLRSMSPLLFMNSKSGGSLIMQVSNPVVMPAEMGSGIMETLQYLASVGIEKLSMQANKYMPLENITGKTMQQISWEAMPSLEGKDRQWHLQHDLVTQKGSTGVQRGMKGSPSRLKSDEFISSSIGNQGGSGFFSLEDLAPLAMDKIEALSMEGLKIQSGMSEEDAPSNIIAQQPFNDPPGLQQHKGVNIGGSPGLDGAAALQLLDIKWCVDEVDGIMGLSLTLDEWMRLDSGEIDDIDDISEHTRKLLAAHNANSFDVVRESSMGRKKQGKGHSRKCGLLGNNFTVALMVQLRDPLRNYEPVGTPMLALIQVERVLVQPKQKIYLTVSEVGNNGDEDDECGIKAKVEMKDNDDKASTKESGIAQFKITEVHVAGLKIESRKKKLLNQQKSGSRWLIANGMSKSNKNPLMKSKAASKFGSQVNTTTKVQPGDTLWSLSSRIFGTGAKWKELGVLNPHTRNPNIIIPK, encoded by the exons ATGTTGCCGAATGTTGAAGGAGATGAAGGAGTTCATAACAATTTGTTAAAAGATGTTGAAACTATTGCAAAAAGGCTTTCTAGGAATTCAACATCATTATCATTATTCAAATCCATAGAAAATGATCCCAATTCAAAGCTTGATAAAGAAGATAACAATTTGAAAAAGGATAAGAAATCATCTATATGGAGTTGGAAGTCATTGAGAGCAATTTCCTTTACCAAGAGTAAGAAATTCAATTGTTGTTTTTCTCTTCAAGTTCATTTGATTGAAGGATTACCTTTGAGATTCAATGATTCTATGCTTTGTGTTCATTGGAAGAGGCGCGATGAACATTCGGTTACTCCTCCTGCGAAAGTGATTCAAGGTGTTGCTAAGTTTCAAGATATTTTGAACTATACTTGTTCGATTGTTGGAAGTAAAAGTGGATTTAACCATTCTGCTAAGTATGAAGCTAAGCATTTTTTGCTCTATGCTTCTGTGCTTGGTGTTCCTGAACTTGATTTGGGGAGTCATCGATTGGATATCACGAGGTTGCTTCCGCTTTCGTTGGACGATCTTGAAGAGGAGAAAAGCTCGGGGAAATGGAGTACGAGTTTTAGATTATCGGGAAATGCGAAAGGTGCGGTGATGAATGTGAGTTTTGGGTATATGGTGGTTGGTGATAGGAATAGTTTGGCTCCTAATGTATTGACTTCGAGGCAAAATTGTTTGGTTTTGAGCGAAACGGATGTGAATCTGTGTCAGTATCCGGCTCGGGTTATAGATGAGGTGAAGGATCTTCATGAGGTATTGACATTGCCAAAATCAGCAATGGCCAGTTCAACGAATACCTTAAGTAAGAAACTTGGTGTTGAAGACACGTGTAGTCGTCCCCTGCACAAGAAAGATGAACTTGGACTAAAAGGGAATCTCGAGCCGGTCAAATTTGAGTCAGATGGTTATCCTTTACATGATGAGTCTTTAAAAGAGAAATTTTATGAATGTGAATATGATGGATTTTCTGTTGTTGATCATGGTGTTGAATTTTCACCAAATGAACATGTTAAAGTGGATGAATCTGTTGTAGAAGCTATTGTTGATAGTTCTAAGGAAAGCTCTGTGGTATATGAATTTTCTAACAAAAAGGTTGAGTTATGCACTAGAGAACTTCTCATGCAAGAAATAGAATCAGCTTTAAATAGTGTCTCGGAGTTGGAGACAGCGGCTCTGGAATCTCCTAAAATTATGGAAGTCACCTCCGAATGTAAATTCAGTCAGTCACTCAGCTTGGATGATGCCGCCGAACAAGTTGCCGACGAATTTTTGAGTATGCTAGGAGTAGACAATAGCCCAACAGGCTTTAGTTCTGAAA GCATAGGTTatgatgatgaagacgaagaAGGAGATTATGGCGGCTATGGTCCTTCTTTTGAATTTGAGCTGGGGGAATTCTCTACAGGTATTACGCCACCGTGGGAAAGGCTTGAATTTGATGATGTGAGGAGAAAACCAAAGGGCCAGATACTTGAAGACTTGGAAACAGAAGCCTTAATGCGCGAATGGGGTTTCAATGAGGAAGCTTTTCAGCATTCTCCACCAAAAGGCTTTGCTGGTTTTGGAAGTCCAATACATCTACCTGAAGAACCATCTAGATTACCTCCTCTGGCAGAAGGGTTTGGTCCTTTCCTCCAAACAAAAGATGGGGGATTTCTAAGGTCTATGAGTCCCTTACTTTTTATGAATTCTAAAAGTGGTGGGAGCTTAATCATGCAAGTTTCAAACCCTGTTGTTATGCCTGCAGAAATGGGTTCGGGGATAATGGAGACTTTGCAGTATTTGGCATCAGTCGGAATTGAAAAGCTTTCGATGCAGGCAAACAAGTATATGCCTCTGGAAAACATCACAGGGAAGACAATGCAACAAATATCATGGGAAGCCATGCCAAGCTTAGAGGGAAAAGACAG GCAATGGCATTTGCAGCATGATTTGGTGACGCAGAAAGGTTCTACCGGCGTGCAAAGGGGCATGAAAGGATCACCGTCTAGACTAAAGTCTGATGAGTTTATTTCTAGTTCAATTGGCAACCAGGGAGGTTCGGGTTTTTTTTCATTAGAAGATCTTGCTCCTTTAGCTATGGATAAAATTGAAGCACTTTCAATGGAGGGTTTAAAAATACAATCTGGGATGTCGGAAGAGGATGCGCCATCAAACATCATTGCACAACAACCCTTTAATGATCCTCCTGGTCTCCAACAACACAAGGGGGTTAACATTGGTGGTTCTCCTGGCCTGGATGGAGCTGCTGCTTTGCAGTTGTTGGATATTAAATGGTGTGTTGATGAAGTTGATGGGATAATGGGATTATCATTAACTCTCGATGAATGGATGAGACTGGATTCGGGTGAGATTGATGATATAGATGATATCAGTGAGCATACTCGCAAACTTCTTGCTGCACATAATGCCAACTCTTTCGATGTAGTTCGTGAGAGTTCAATGGGAAGGAAGAAACAGGGCAAAGGTCATAGCAGGAAATGCGGTTTGCTGGGAAACAATTTCACAGTAGCACTAATGGTGCAACTTCGTGATCCTCTAAGAAATTATGAACCAGTCGGAACACCAATGCTTGCTCTTATACAAGTCGAGAGAGTGTTAGTCCAACCAAAACAAAAGATTTACTTGACTGTGTCCGAGGTAGGAAACAATGGTGATGAGGATGATGAGTGTGGAATAAAAGCAAAGGTAGAGATGAAAGACAACGACGACAAGGCAAGTACTAAAGAAAGCGGCATTGCTCAGTTCAAGATTACAGAAGTCCATGTTGCAGGTCTTAAGATTGAGTCCCGTAAAAAGAAGCTTCTAAATCAGCAAAAGTCTGGTTCCCGTTGGTTGATTGCTAATGGAATGAGCAAAAGCAATAAGAATCCATTGATGAAGTCTAAGGCTGCTTCTAAATTTGGTTCTCAGGTCAACACCACCACAAAAGTGCAACCTGGAGACACATTGTGGAGTCTATCATCTCGAATTTTTGGTACTGGCGCAAAATGGAAGGAATTGGGAGTACTCAATCCACATACAAGAAATCCCAATATCATTATACCAAAATGA
- the LOC127138664 gene encoding protein PLASTID MOVEMENT IMPAIRED 1-RELATED 1 isoform X1, with amino-acid sequence MLPNVEGDEGVHNNLLKDVETIAKRLSRNSTSLSLFKSIENDPNSKLDKEDNNLKKDKKSSIWSWKSLRAISFTKSKKFNCCFSLQVHLIEGLPLRFNDSMLCVHWKRRDEHSVTPPAKVIQGVAKFQDILNYTCSIVGSKSGFNHSAKYEAKHFLLYASVLGVPELDLGSHRLDITRLLPLSLDDLEEEKSSGKWSTSFRLSGNAKGAVMNVSFGYMVVGDRNSLAPNVLTSRQNCLVLSETDVNLCQYPARVIDEVKDLHEVLTLPKSAMASSTNTLSKKLGVEDTCSRPLHKKDELGLKGNLEPVKFESDGYPLHDESLKEKFYECEYDGFSVVDHGVEFSPNEHVKVDESVVEAIVDSSKESSVVYEFSNKKVELCTRELLMQEIESALNSVSELETAALESPKIMEVTSECKFSQSLSLDDAAEQVADEFLSMLGVDNSPTGFSSESEPESPRERLLRQFEKEVGSDGFSLFDVGIGYDDEDEEGDYGGYGPSFEFELGEFSTGITPPWERLEFDDVRRKPKGQILEDLETEALMREWGFNEEAFQHSPPKGFAGFGSPIHLPEEPSRLPPLAEGFGPFLQTKDGGFLRSMSPLLFMNSKSGGSLIMQVSNPVVMPAEMGSGIMETLQYLASVGIEKLSMQANKYMPLENITGKTMQQISWEAMPSLEGKDRQWHLQHDLVTQKGSTGVQRGMKGSPSRLKSDEFISSSIGNQGGSGFFSLEDLAPLAMDKIEALSMEGLKIQSGMSEEDAPSNIIAQQPFNDPPGLQQHKGVNIGGSPGLDGAAALQLLDIKWCVDEVDGIMGLSLTLDEWMRLDSGEIDDIDDISEHTRKLLAAHNANSFDVVRESSMGRKKQGKGHSRKCGLLGNNFTVALMVQLRDPLRNYEPVGTPMLALIQVERVLVQPKQKIYLTVSEVGNNGDEDDECGIKAKVEMKDNDDKASTKESGIAQFKITEVHVAGLKIESRKKKLLNQQKSGSRWLIANGMSKSNKNPLMKSKAASKFGSQVNTTTKVQPGDTLWSLSSRIFGTGAKWKELGVLNPHTRNPNIIIPK; translated from the exons ATGTTGCCGAATGTTGAAGGAGATGAAGGAGTTCATAACAATTTGTTAAAAGATGTTGAAACTATTGCAAAAAGGCTTTCTAGGAATTCAACATCATTATCATTATTCAAATCCATAGAAAATGATCCCAATTCAAAGCTTGATAAAGAAGATAACAATTTGAAAAAGGATAAGAAATCATCTATATGGAGTTGGAAGTCATTGAGAGCAATTTCCTTTACCAAGAGTAAGAAATTCAATTGTTGTTTTTCTCTTCAAGTTCATTTGATTGAAGGATTACCTTTGAGATTCAATGATTCTATGCTTTGTGTTCATTGGAAGAGGCGCGATGAACATTCGGTTACTCCTCCTGCGAAAGTGATTCAAGGTGTTGCTAAGTTTCAAGATATTTTGAACTATACTTGTTCGATTGTTGGAAGTAAAAGTGGATTTAACCATTCTGCTAAGTATGAAGCTAAGCATTTTTTGCTCTATGCTTCTGTGCTTGGTGTTCCTGAACTTGATTTGGGGAGTCATCGATTGGATATCACGAGGTTGCTTCCGCTTTCGTTGGACGATCTTGAAGAGGAGAAAAGCTCGGGGAAATGGAGTACGAGTTTTAGATTATCGGGAAATGCGAAAGGTGCGGTGATGAATGTGAGTTTTGGGTATATGGTGGTTGGTGATAGGAATAGTTTGGCTCCTAATGTATTGACTTCGAGGCAAAATTGTTTGGTTTTGAGCGAAACGGATGTGAATCTGTGTCAGTATCCGGCTCGGGTTATAGATGAGGTGAAGGATCTTCATGAGGTATTGACATTGCCAAAATCAGCAATGGCCAGTTCAACGAATACCTTAAGTAAGAAACTTGGTGTTGAAGACACGTGTAGTCGTCCCCTGCACAAGAAAGATGAACTTGGACTAAAAGGGAATCTCGAGCCGGTCAAATTTGAGTCAGATGGTTATCCTTTACATGATGAGTCTTTAAAAGAGAAATTTTATGAATGTGAATATGATGGATTTTCTGTTGTTGATCATGGTGTTGAATTTTCACCAAATGAACATGTTAAAGTGGATGAATCTGTTGTAGAAGCTATTGTTGATAGTTCTAAGGAAAGCTCTGTGGTATATGAATTTTCTAACAAAAAGGTTGAGTTATGCACTAGAGAACTTCTCATGCAAGAAATAGAATCAGCTTTAAATAGTGTCTCGGAGTTGGAGACAGCGGCTCTGGAATCTCCTAAAATTATGGAAGTCACCTCCGAATGTAAATTCAGTCAGTCACTCAGCTTGGATGATGCCGCCGAACAAGTTGCCGACGAATTTTTGAGTATGCTAGGAGTAGACAATAGCCCAACAGGCTTTAGTTCTGAAAGTGAGCCTGAATCTCCGAGAGAGCGCCTTTTAAGACAGTTTGAGAAGGAGGTTGGATCTGATGGCTTCTCTTTATTTGATGTAGGCATAGGTTatgatgatgaagacgaagaAGGAGATTATGGCGGCTATGGTCCTTCTTTTGAATTTGAGCTGGGGGAATTCTCTACAGGTATTACGCCACCGTGGGAAAGGCTTGAATTTGATGATGTGAGGAGAAAACCAAAGGGCCAGATACTTGAAGACTTGGAAACAGAAGCCTTAATGCGCGAATGGGGTTTCAATGAGGAAGCTTTTCAGCATTCTCCACCAAAAGGCTTTGCTGGTTTTGGAAGTCCAATACATCTACCTGAAGAACCATCTAGATTACCTCCTCTGGCAGAAGGGTTTGGTCCTTTCCTCCAAACAAAAGATGGGGGATTTCTAAGGTCTATGAGTCCCTTACTTTTTATGAATTCTAAAAGTGGTGGGAGCTTAATCATGCAAGTTTCAAACCCTGTTGTTATGCCTGCAGAAATGGGTTCGGGGATAATGGAGACTTTGCAGTATTTGGCATCAGTCGGAATTGAAAAGCTTTCGATGCAGGCAAACAAGTATATGCCTCTGGAAAACATCACAGGGAAGACAATGCAACAAATATCATGGGAAGCCATGCCAAGCTTAGAGGGAAAAGACAG GCAATGGCATTTGCAGCATGATTTGGTGACGCAGAAAGGTTCTACCGGCGTGCAAAGGGGCATGAAAGGATCACCGTCTAGACTAAAGTCTGATGAGTTTATTTCTAGTTCAATTGGCAACCAGGGAGGTTCGGGTTTTTTTTCATTAGAAGATCTTGCTCCTTTAGCTATGGATAAAATTGAAGCACTTTCAATGGAGGGTTTAAAAATACAATCTGGGATGTCGGAAGAGGATGCGCCATCAAACATCATTGCACAACAACCCTTTAATGATCCTCCTGGTCTCCAACAACACAAGGGGGTTAACATTGGTGGTTCTCCTGGCCTGGATGGAGCTGCTGCTTTGCAGTTGTTGGATATTAAATGGTGTGTTGATGAAGTTGATGGGATAATGGGATTATCATTAACTCTCGATGAATGGATGAGACTGGATTCGGGTGAGATTGATGATATAGATGATATCAGTGAGCATACTCGCAAACTTCTTGCTGCACATAATGCCAACTCTTTCGATGTAGTTCGTGAGAGTTCAATGGGAAGGAAGAAACAGGGCAAAGGTCATAGCAGGAAATGCGGTTTGCTGGGAAACAATTTCACAGTAGCACTAATGGTGCAACTTCGTGATCCTCTAAGAAATTATGAACCAGTCGGAACACCAATGCTTGCTCTTATACAAGTCGAGAGAGTGTTAGTCCAACCAAAACAAAAGATTTACTTGACTGTGTCCGAGGTAGGAAACAATGGTGATGAGGATGATGAGTGTGGAATAAAAGCAAAGGTAGAGATGAAAGACAACGACGACAAGGCAAGTACTAAAGAAAGCGGCATTGCTCAGTTCAAGATTACAGAAGTCCATGTTGCAGGTCTTAAGATTGAGTCCCGTAAAAAGAAGCTTCTAAATCAGCAAAAGTCTGGTTCCCGTTGGTTGATTGCTAATGGAATGAGCAAAAGCAATAAGAATCCATTGATGAAGTCTAAGGCTGCTTCTAAATTTGGTTCTCAGGTCAACACCACCACAAAAGTGCAACCTGGAGACACATTGTGGAGTCTATCATCTCGAATTTTTGGTACTGGCGCAAAATGGAAGGAATTGGGAGTACTCAATCCACATACAAGAAATCCCAATATCATTATACCAAAATGA
- the LOC127138665 gene encoding alpha/beta hydrolase domain-containing protein WAV2 isoform X1 has protein sequence MVSYINILFYGVGGLVVAGMALLVAFQEKLVYVPVLPGLTKSYSINPSRLRLTYEDVWLSSSDGVRLHAWFIKLFPDTRGPTILFFQENAGNIAHRLEMVRIMLDKLQCNVFMLSYRGYGASEGYPSQPGIIKDAQAALDHLSQRSDIDTSRIVVFGRSLGGAVGAVLTRNNPDKVAGLILENTFTSILDMAGVLLPFLKWVIGGSGSKGLKLLNFIVRSPWSTIDVVGEIKQPILFLSGLQDEMVPSSHMQMLYAKAATRNNQCLFVEFPTGMHMDTWLTGGDRYWSTVQQFLEQHAPEKNEDRSSPNGNARKSLL, from the exons ATGGTTTCGTACATTAACATCTTGTTCTACGGTGTCGGAGGGTTAGTCGTCGCCGGCATGGCATTGCTCGTGGCGTTTCAGGAGAAGCTTGTTTACGTTCCGGTGTTGCCGGGACTCACCAAATCCTACTCTATCAATCCCTCTCGTCTGAGACTCACTTACGAAGATGTATGGCTCTCTTCTTCCGATGGTGTTCGTCTTCACGCTTGGTTCATCAAGCTTTTCCCTGACACCAGAG gaCCGACCATTTTGTTTTTTCAAGAAAATGCTGGAA ATATTGCTCATCGCCTTGAAATGGTTCGCATTATGTTGGACAAGTTACAATGCAATGTTTTCATGCTTTCTTACCGGGG TTATGGAGCAAGTGAAGGCTATCCTTCTCAGCCGGGAATTATTAAGGATGCTCAG GCTGCATTGGATCATCTTTCTCAAAGGTCTGATATCGATACATCTAGAATAGTTGTATTTGGACGATCACTTGGGGGTGCAGTTGGAGCTGTACTAACAAGAAATAATCCTGACAAG GTTGCTGGACTGATACTTGAAAACACTTTTACGTCTATATTGGATATGGCCGGAGTTTTGTTACCTTTTTTGAAGTGGGTTATTGGAGGTAGCGGTTCAAAAGGTCTGAAGCTACTCAATTTTATTGTACGTTCTCCATGGAGTACTATTGATGTTGTTGGCGAG ATCAAGCAGCCTATCctttttctttctggattgcaAGATGAGATGGTCCCCTCATCACATATGCAAATGCTATATGCTAAGGCAGCTACTCGTAATAACCAGTGTCTTTTTGTGGAGTTTCCCACCGGCATGCATATGGATACTTGGCTGACTGGTGGCGATCGTTACTGGAGTACAGTTCAACAGTTTCTTGAACAACATGCTCCAGAGAAAAATGAAGACAGATCATCCCCTAATGGAAACG CCCGTAAGAGCCTTCTGTGA
- the LOC127138665 gene encoding alpha/beta hydrolase domain-containing protein WAV2 isoform X2, whose translation MVSYINILFYGVGGLVVAGMALLVAFQEKLVYVPVLPGLTKSYSINPSRLRLTYEDVWLSSSDGVRLHAWFIKLFPDTRGPTILFFQENAGNIAHRLEMVRIMLDKLQCNVFMLSYRGYGASEGYPSQPGIIKDAQAALDHLSQRSDIDTSRIVVFGRSLGGAVGAVLTRNNPDKVAGLILENTFTSILDMAGVLLPFLKWVIGGSGSKGLKLLNFIVRSPWSTIDVVGEIKQPILFLSGLQDEMVPSSHMQMLYAKAATRNNQCLFVEFPTGMHMDTWLTGGDRYWSTVQQFLEQHAPEKNEDRSSPNGNDAGAR comes from the exons ATGGTTTCGTACATTAACATCTTGTTCTACGGTGTCGGAGGGTTAGTCGTCGCCGGCATGGCATTGCTCGTGGCGTTTCAGGAGAAGCTTGTTTACGTTCCGGTGTTGCCGGGACTCACCAAATCCTACTCTATCAATCCCTCTCGTCTGAGACTCACTTACGAAGATGTATGGCTCTCTTCTTCCGATGGTGTTCGTCTTCACGCTTGGTTCATCAAGCTTTTCCCTGACACCAGAG gaCCGACCATTTTGTTTTTTCAAGAAAATGCTGGAA ATATTGCTCATCGCCTTGAAATGGTTCGCATTATGTTGGACAAGTTACAATGCAATGTTTTCATGCTTTCTTACCGGGG TTATGGAGCAAGTGAAGGCTATCCTTCTCAGCCGGGAATTATTAAGGATGCTCAG GCTGCATTGGATCATCTTTCTCAAAGGTCTGATATCGATACATCTAGAATAGTTGTATTTGGACGATCACTTGGGGGTGCAGTTGGAGCTGTACTAACAAGAAATAATCCTGACAAG GTTGCTGGACTGATACTTGAAAACACTTTTACGTCTATATTGGATATGGCCGGAGTTTTGTTACCTTTTTTGAAGTGGGTTATTGGAGGTAGCGGTTCAAAAGGTCTGAAGCTACTCAATTTTATTGTACGTTCTCCATGGAGTACTATTGATGTTGTTGGCGAG ATCAAGCAGCCTATCctttttctttctggattgcaAGATGAGATGGTCCCCTCATCACATATGCAAATGCTATATGCTAAGGCAGCTACTCGTAATAACCAGTGTCTTTTTGTGGAGTTTCCCACCGGCATGCATATGGATACTTGGCTGACTGGTGGCGATCGTTACTGGAGTACAGTTCAACAGTTTCTTGAACAACATGCTCCAGAGAAAAATGAAGACAGATCATCCCCTAATGGAAACG ATGCTGGGGCTAGGTGA